The following proteins are co-located in the Chaetodon trifascialis isolate fChaTrf1 chromosome 14, fChaTrf1.hap1, whole genome shotgun sequence genome:
- the dnaaf9 gene encoding dynein axonemal assembly factor 9 isoform X1, with the protein MAGIRRVNGKLSGINPAVSCCRLRQVQALLCEGAAATPDGILCSLGIDSRYNEGCTELAKYLFYGLYGRNQLNLEHVLEEFPEEMLDDVILLIKAECVHLYCNPMNYSYLLPYVSHWRNLHLYCMTEAEYEDEEAAEEFKISSFVTMVQDCYRIGVPYSSQGHIQRFDMFMVEKWPLIQAFALEGIGGGSFFTMKYKLMDMSEKLWQVYNRLDPVSLDSVFTEDLVNFEKQWSGFFSSMDLESHLSILELSEAQAGEAFRTYYSHGLISSNITDKSKSQQPFVLFGKHSSSEDLENYSFNFPSESHQVRNTGPRGSAAKHMILQCVAPKGPLACSRTYFFGTTHTPYLGNQNTEQKKTEVLLLSQIYSAAVQAVLSGIKCYSCTTSATKAKDVAENTFLVALDSVNLSQYRSSLRSKCEFSIQAVNKQGRIIPLTDEESRYVVKTASMTVHDIPDLQWDGGDLGSVVFSESFLESSINIQQKDGTVSSDSCYTILTTTVPRYACWLMESDVKQSEQAQHLAKQKEEGTCLGTALTVADAAYVSSSSQLSTHEEGKIIFFSEGLLFIHSQYGSITLSKDHIRTIKFYDPNSSAVASLFVEYESSLLPHLPFPLHSPDQRLVFALQPRSKSHRAFYSKVLSVWQSAESGLTLQLVDHEHLTSNQKNMHSRLQKLHDSQEPPVAKRRGSLKTSHSQLPEQDMFLQHFALSSIGQEPILYDHLGALFPSAELRNPSSSQGDKVVITIISGLPGSHKKRLCNFLVQLNKERERWVVYNPDSCDSFSASHLQLYLSSFLESQRGPGGKPRLLVLSPGYTDVLDVVQAVLFHPDPVVQACFTVGAVTACVDPLASCMEHRFAFPKLLEQCSQGIVSTVVFTGLTAEQKHPLMQHVQQLVRSANPTAAFILAERGAVTRNEDVNLIFSECSFNEPQMLRARYILYPGWCKGRFSSGSGSVVLAQHHVAFSRPLERPLFVTRCKAFKSSLRPSPCRGNVYNVWGKVRFSDSDQLMEVSYNTVSGSLSIVPDQNTDPLPPGPRETGTSCFLIFDGVGLTEDGLKDWLRLCAKQRQAKKPRKTKNTLTSQEIKHIHITRHLDPLPPGYFYNGYQYVDIFGDKRNLHPNMEEFIKEYISEANKEIELFNRQLELQGQPDLFDP; encoded by the exons ATGGCCGGTATCAGGAGAGTAAACGGAAAATTATCGGGAATCAACCCAGCTGTCAG TTGCTGCCGCCTGCGTCAGGTTCAGGCTCTGCTCTGTGAGGGTGCTGCTGCCACTCCTGATGGCATCCTGTGCTCTCTCG GAATTGACAGCAGATATAATGAGGGGTGCACTGAGCTGGCGAAATACCTTTTCTATGGACTATATGGACGAAATCAGCTGAATCTGGAACATGTCCTTGAGGAGTTTCCAGAAGAAATGCTGGATG ATGTGATCCTGCTGATCAAGGCGGAGTGTGTTCATCTGTACTGCAACCCAATGAACTACAGCTACCTCCTGCCCTATGTGTCCCACTGGAGGAACCTGCATCTCTACTGCATGACGGAGGCAGAG TATGAAgatgaggaagcagcagaggaattCAAAATCTCCAGTTTTGTCACGATGGTGCAGGACTGCTATCGCATCGGAGTACCTTACAGCTCCCAGG GACACATCCAGAGGTTTGATATGTTTATGGTGGAGAAGTGGCCCCTAATTCAAGCATTTGCCCTGGAAGGCATTGGTGGAGGAAGCTTTTTTACCATGAAATACAAG CTGATGGACATGAGCGAGAAGCTGTGGCAGGTTTACAACAGGCTTGACCCGGTGTCCCTGGATAGTGTCTTCACAGAG GACTTGGTTAACTTTGAGAAACAGTGGAGTGGCTTTTTCTCCAGCATGGACCTGGAGAGCCACCTCTCCATCTTGGAGCTGTCTGAAGCACAGGCAGGAGAG GCCTTCCGCACGTATTACTCTCATGGACTGATCTCAAGCAACATCACAGATAAAAG taaaAGTCAGCAGCCCTTTGTGCTGTTTGGGAAGCATTCCTCCTCAGAGGATTTGGAGAATTATTCCTTCAACTTTCCCTCAGAGAGTCATCAGGTCCGCAACACAGGCCCCCGAGGTTCAGCAGCCAAACACATG aTTCTGCAGTGTGTGGCTCCCAAAGGACCTCTAGCCTGCTCGCGAACCTATTTTTTTGGGACCACCCACACTCCATACCTTG GGAATCAAAACACcgagcagaagaaaacagaagtcTT acttttgtCACAGATTTATTCCGCTGCTGTTCAAGCAGTCCTTTCAGGAATTAAATGCTACTCCTGTACCACCAGCGCTACCAAG GCTAAGGATGTGGCAGAAAACACCTTTCTCGTGGCTTTGGACTCAGTGAATTTAAGTCAGTACCGCAGTTCTCTCAG gTCCAAATGTGAATTCAGCATTCAGGCAGTAAACAAGCAAGGAAG gatcATTCCTCTGACTGATGAAGAAAGCCGTTACGTCGTAAAAACA GCCTCGATGACTGTCCATGATATCCCAGACCTGCAGTGGGACGGAGGAGACCTGGGCTCAGTGGTCTTCTCTGAATCCTTCTTGGAGTCCAGCATCAACATTCAACAGAAAG ATGGCACTGTGTCCTCCGACAGCTGCTACACAATCCTGACTACAACTGTGCCTCGCTACGCGTGCTGGCTG ATGGAATCTGATGTCAAGCAGTCTGAGCAAGCCCAGCATCTCGCGAAG cagaaagaggaaggcACTTGTTTGGGGACTGCTCTGACTGTAGCAGATGCTGCGTATGTGTCCTCCAGCAGCCAGCTCTCCACACATGAAGAAG GGAAAATAATCTTCTTCTCTGAGGGACTCCTGTTCATCCACTCTCAGTATGGAAGCATAACCCTGTCCAAGGATCACATCCGCACCATCAAGTTTTATGATCCG AACTCCAGCGCCGTGGCGTCTCTCTTCGTGGAGTATGAGAGCAGCCTGCTCCCACACCTTCCGTTCCCTCTCCACAGCCCCGACCAGCGCCTGGTCTTCGCTCTTCAGCCCAGGTCTAAGAGCCACAGGGCCTTCTATTCCAAG GTTTTGTCAGTGTGGCAAAGCGCTGAATCTGGGCTCACTCTGCAGTTGGTGGACCACGAGCACCTGACCTCAAACCAGAAAAACAT GCACAGCAGACTCCAGAAGCTGCACGACAGTCAGGAGCCACCAGTGGCCAAACGCAGAGGCAGCCTGAAGACTTCACACTCCCAGCTGCCAGAGCAGGACAT GTTTCTTCAGCACTTTGCTTTGAGTAGTATTGGTCAGGAGCCCATTCTGTATGACCACCTGGGGGCGCTCTTcccctctgcagagctgaggaatCCATCCAGCAGTCAGGGAGACAAG GTTGTCATTACCATCATCAGTGGATTACCAGGAAGCCATAAGAAGAGACTCTGCAACTTCCTGGTCCAGTTGAACAAAGAGCGTGAGAG GTGGGTGGTATACAACCCTGACAGCTGTGACAGCTTCTCAGcttctcacctgcagctgtaTTTGTCCAGCTTCCTGGAGAGCCAGAGAGGCCCAGGAGGCAAACCCCGTCTGTTGGTGCTCTCTCCAGG ATACACAGATGTTCTGGATGTGGTCCAGGCTGTGCTTTTCCACCCTGACCCAGTTGTCCAAGCATGTTTCACCGTCGGCGCTGTAACCGCTTGTGTGGATCCCCTCGCCTCCTGTATGGAGCACAG GTTTGCTTTCCCTAAGCTGTTGGAGCAGTGCAGCCAAG GTATTGTGAGTACAGTGGTGTTCACCGggctgacagcagagcagaagcacCCTCTCATGCAGCATGTTCAGCAGTTGGTACGCTCTGCCAACCCCACTGCAGCCTTCATactggcagagagaggagctgtCACCAG gAATGAAGACGTGAATCTGATATTTTCTGAATGCAGCTTCAATGAGCCACAGATGCTGAGAGCACGTTATATCCTCTACCCTGGATG GTGCAAAGGGCGCTTCTCGTCTGGTTCTGGGTCTGTGGTCCTCGCCCAGCACCACGTGGCTTTCAGCCGCCCCCTGGAGAGGCCTCTGTTTGTCACCCGCTGTAAAG CATTCAAGTCATCACTGAGGCCAAGCCCCTGCCGAGGAAATGTCTACAACGTTTGGGGAAAAGTGCGATTTTCTG ACTCAGACCAACTGATGGAGGTGAGCTACAACACAGTGAGCGGGAGCCTGAGCATCGTGCCAGACCAGAACACTGACCCTCTGCCCCCGGGCCCCCGAGAGACCGGCACGTCCTGCTTCCTGATCTTTGATGGTGTTGGCCTCACTGAGGATGGACTGAAGGACTGGCTCAGACTGTGCGCCAAGCAG AGGCAGGCAAAGAAGCCGAGGAAGACTAAAAATACTCTTACATCACAAGAAATCAAACACATACAC ATCACCAGGCACTTGGACCCACTACCACCAGGCTACTTCTACAATGGTTACCAGTATGTGGACATCTTTGGAGACAAAAGGAACCTCCATCCCA ACatggaggagtttattaaaGAGTACATCAGCGAGGCCAACAAAGAGATCGAGCTATTCAACCgccagctggagctgcagggacAGCCTGACCTGTTTGATCCGTGA
- the dnaaf9 gene encoding dynein axonemal assembly factor 9 isoform X2 → MAGIRRVNGKLSGINPAVSCCRLRQVQALLCEGAAATPDGILCSLGIDSRYNEGCTELAKYLFYGLYGRNQLNLEHVLEEFPEEMLDDVILLIKAECVHLYCNPMNYSYLLPYVSHWRNLHLYCMTEAEYEDEEAAEEFKISSFVTMVQDCYRIGVPYSSQGHIQRFDMFMVEKWPLIQAFALEGIGGGSFFTMKYKLMDMSEKLWQVYNRLDPVSLDSVFTEDLVNFEKQWSGFFSSMDLESHLSILELSEAQAGEAFRTYYSHGLISSNITDKSKSQQPFVLFGKHSSSEDLENYSFNFPSESHQVRNTGPRGSAAKHMILQCVAPKGPLACSRTYFFGTTHTPYLGNQNTEQKKTEVLLLSQIYSAAVQAVLSGIKCYSCTTSATKAKDVAENTFLVALDSVNLSQYRSSLRSKCEFSIQAVNKQGRIIPLTDEESRYVVKTASMTVHDIPDLQWDGGDLGSVVFSESFLESSINIQQKDGTVSSDSCYTILTTTVPRYACWLMESDVKQSEQAQHLAKKEEGTCLGTALTVADAAYVSSSSQLSTHEEGKIIFFSEGLLFIHSQYGSITLSKDHIRTIKFYDPNSSAVASLFVEYESSLLPHLPFPLHSPDQRLVFALQPRSKSHRAFYSKVLSVWQSAESGLTLQLVDHEHLTSNQKNMHSRLQKLHDSQEPPVAKRRGSLKTSHSQLPEQDMFLQHFALSSIGQEPILYDHLGALFPSAELRNPSSSQGDKVVITIISGLPGSHKKRLCNFLVQLNKERERWVVYNPDSCDSFSASHLQLYLSSFLESQRGPGGKPRLLVLSPGYTDVLDVVQAVLFHPDPVVQACFTVGAVTACVDPLASCMEHRFAFPKLLEQCSQGIVSTVVFTGLTAEQKHPLMQHVQQLVRSANPTAAFILAERGAVTRNEDVNLIFSECSFNEPQMLRARYILYPGWCKGRFSSGSGSVVLAQHHVAFSRPLERPLFVTRCKAFKSSLRPSPCRGNVYNVWGKVRFSDSDQLMEVSYNTVSGSLSIVPDQNTDPLPPGPRETGTSCFLIFDGVGLTEDGLKDWLRLCAKQRQAKKPRKTKNTLTSQEIKHIHITRHLDPLPPGYFYNGYQYVDIFGDKRNLHPNMEEFIKEYISEANKEIELFNRQLELQGQPDLFDP, encoded by the exons ATGGCCGGTATCAGGAGAGTAAACGGAAAATTATCGGGAATCAACCCAGCTGTCAG TTGCTGCCGCCTGCGTCAGGTTCAGGCTCTGCTCTGTGAGGGTGCTGCTGCCACTCCTGATGGCATCCTGTGCTCTCTCG GAATTGACAGCAGATATAATGAGGGGTGCACTGAGCTGGCGAAATACCTTTTCTATGGACTATATGGACGAAATCAGCTGAATCTGGAACATGTCCTTGAGGAGTTTCCAGAAGAAATGCTGGATG ATGTGATCCTGCTGATCAAGGCGGAGTGTGTTCATCTGTACTGCAACCCAATGAACTACAGCTACCTCCTGCCCTATGTGTCCCACTGGAGGAACCTGCATCTCTACTGCATGACGGAGGCAGAG TATGAAgatgaggaagcagcagaggaattCAAAATCTCCAGTTTTGTCACGATGGTGCAGGACTGCTATCGCATCGGAGTACCTTACAGCTCCCAGG GACACATCCAGAGGTTTGATATGTTTATGGTGGAGAAGTGGCCCCTAATTCAAGCATTTGCCCTGGAAGGCATTGGTGGAGGAAGCTTTTTTACCATGAAATACAAG CTGATGGACATGAGCGAGAAGCTGTGGCAGGTTTACAACAGGCTTGACCCGGTGTCCCTGGATAGTGTCTTCACAGAG GACTTGGTTAACTTTGAGAAACAGTGGAGTGGCTTTTTCTCCAGCATGGACCTGGAGAGCCACCTCTCCATCTTGGAGCTGTCTGAAGCACAGGCAGGAGAG GCCTTCCGCACGTATTACTCTCATGGACTGATCTCAAGCAACATCACAGATAAAAG taaaAGTCAGCAGCCCTTTGTGCTGTTTGGGAAGCATTCCTCCTCAGAGGATTTGGAGAATTATTCCTTCAACTTTCCCTCAGAGAGTCATCAGGTCCGCAACACAGGCCCCCGAGGTTCAGCAGCCAAACACATG aTTCTGCAGTGTGTGGCTCCCAAAGGACCTCTAGCCTGCTCGCGAACCTATTTTTTTGGGACCACCCACACTCCATACCTTG GGAATCAAAACACcgagcagaagaaaacagaagtcTT acttttgtCACAGATTTATTCCGCTGCTGTTCAAGCAGTCCTTTCAGGAATTAAATGCTACTCCTGTACCACCAGCGCTACCAAG GCTAAGGATGTGGCAGAAAACACCTTTCTCGTGGCTTTGGACTCAGTGAATTTAAGTCAGTACCGCAGTTCTCTCAG gTCCAAATGTGAATTCAGCATTCAGGCAGTAAACAAGCAAGGAAG gatcATTCCTCTGACTGATGAAGAAAGCCGTTACGTCGTAAAAACA GCCTCGATGACTGTCCATGATATCCCAGACCTGCAGTGGGACGGAGGAGACCTGGGCTCAGTGGTCTTCTCTGAATCCTTCTTGGAGTCCAGCATCAACATTCAACAGAAAG ATGGCACTGTGTCCTCCGACAGCTGCTACACAATCCTGACTACAACTGTGCCTCGCTACGCGTGCTGGCTG ATGGAATCTGATGTCAAGCAGTCTGAGCAAGCCCAGCATCTCGCGAAG aaagaggaaggcACTTGTTTGGGGACTGCTCTGACTGTAGCAGATGCTGCGTATGTGTCCTCCAGCAGCCAGCTCTCCACACATGAAGAAG GGAAAATAATCTTCTTCTCTGAGGGACTCCTGTTCATCCACTCTCAGTATGGAAGCATAACCCTGTCCAAGGATCACATCCGCACCATCAAGTTTTATGATCCG AACTCCAGCGCCGTGGCGTCTCTCTTCGTGGAGTATGAGAGCAGCCTGCTCCCACACCTTCCGTTCCCTCTCCACAGCCCCGACCAGCGCCTGGTCTTCGCTCTTCAGCCCAGGTCTAAGAGCCACAGGGCCTTCTATTCCAAG GTTTTGTCAGTGTGGCAAAGCGCTGAATCTGGGCTCACTCTGCAGTTGGTGGACCACGAGCACCTGACCTCAAACCAGAAAAACAT GCACAGCAGACTCCAGAAGCTGCACGACAGTCAGGAGCCACCAGTGGCCAAACGCAGAGGCAGCCTGAAGACTTCACACTCCCAGCTGCCAGAGCAGGACAT GTTTCTTCAGCACTTTGCTTTGAGTAGTATTGGTCAGGAGCCCATTCTGTATGACCACCTGGGGGCGCTCTTcccctctgcagagctgaggaatCCATCCAGCAGTCAGGGAGACAAG GTTGTCATTACCATCATCAGTGGATTACCAGGAAGCCATAAGAAGAGACTCTGCAACTTCCTGGTCCAGTTGAACAAAGAGCGTGAGAG GTGGGTGGTATACAACCCTGACAGCTGTGACAGCTTCTCAGcttctcacctgcagctgtaTTTGTCCAGCTTCCTGGAGAGCCAGAGAGGCCCAGGAGGCAAACCCCGTCTGTTGGTGCTCTCTCCAGG ATACACAGATGTTCTGGATGTGGTCCAGGCTGTGCTTTTCCACCCTGACCCAGTTGTCCAAGCATGTTTCACCGTCGGCGCTGTAACCGCTTGTGTGGATCCCCTCGCCTCCTGTATGGAGCACAG GTTTGCTTTCCCTAAGCTGTTGGAGCAGTGCAGCCAAG GTATTGTGAGTACAGTGGTGTTCACCGggctgacagcagagcagaagcacCCTCTCATGCAGCATGTTCAGCAGTTGGTACGCTCTGCCAACCCCACTGCAGCCTTCATactggcagagagaggagctgtCACCAG gAATGAAGACGTGAATCTGATATTTTCTGAATGCAGCTTCAATGAGCCACAGATGCTGAGAGCACGTTATATCCTCTACCCTGGATG GTGCAAAGGGCGCTTCTCGTCTGGTTCTGGGTCTGTGGTCCTCGCCCAGCACCACGTGGCTTTCAGCCGCCCCCTGGAGAGGCCTCTGTTTGTCACCCGCTGTAAAG CATTCAAGTCATCACTGAGGCCAAGCCCCTGCCGAGGAAATGTCTACAACGTTTGGGGAAAAGTGCGATTTTCTG ACTCAGACCAACTGATGGAGGTGAGCTACAACACAGTGAGCGGGAGCCTGAGCATCGTGCCAGACCAGAACACTGACCCTCTGCCCCCGGGCCCCCGAGAGACCGGCACGTCCTGCTTCCTGATCTTTGATGGTGTTGGCCTCACTGAGGATGGACTGAAGGACTGGCTCAGACTGTGCGCCAAGCAG AGGCAGGCAAAGAAGCCGAGGAAGACTAAAAATACTCTTACATCACAAGAAATCAAACACATACAC ATCACCAGGCACTTGGACCCACTACCACCAGGCTACTTCTACAATGGTTACCAGTATGTGGACATCTTTGGAGACAAAAGGAACCTCCATCCCA ACatggaggagtttattaaaGAGTACATCAGCGAGGCCAACAAAGAGATCGAGCTATTCAACCgccagctggagctgcagggacAGCCTGACCTGTTTGATCCGTGA